A genomic stretch from Actinomycetota bacterium includes:
- a CDS encoding ribbon-helix-helix domain-containing protein yields MSVTLSIKIDEQLLKKLEAVAKEQGVSRSSLVRKGIELVLLREERLCRELVKEVSEALRDNKRVPVQVDWRRIDEELCKKAPKWKTLAEAMSATRKREWKE; encoded by the coding sequence GTGAGCGTAACTTTAAGTATAAAGATCGATGAGCAACTTCTTAAGAAACTAGAAGCTGTAGCAAAAGAGCAGGGGGTCTCACGAAGTTCATTAGTGAGAAAAGGGATAGAGCTTGTTCTTCTTCGTGAAGAGAGGTTGTGTCGAGAATTGGTAAAAGAGGTTAGCGAAGCTCTTCGGGATAATAAACGTGTTCCAGTTCAGGTGGATTGGCGGCGTATTGATGAGGAACTTTGCAAAAAGGCACCCAAGTGGAAGACGCTGGCTGAAGCCATGAGTGCTACCCGA